From Diospyros lotus cultivar Yz01 chromosome 4, ASM1463336v1, whole genome shotgun sequence, a single genomic window includes:
- the LOC127800548 gene encoding squamosa promoter-binding-like protein 13A, giving the protein MDWGRKSSSWEFTELGSEDETHLASLVGSSGLGLHKNGGGFSVDLKLGGLGNMGDGSMDKLKGPRGSKISSSPSASLKRTRSIGGMQNVSCLVDGCTADLSNCREYHRRHRVCERHSKTPVVYVGGKEQRFCQQCSRFQSLGEFDEEKRSCRKRLDGHNRRRRKPQPEAFYVSSGSFWSGPQGARLLQFGCPKAYATSTAGAATAWPGIAKPHQHFHVPDQQNAVPSSQPCIYNVEKRFPFLLAHEPERSNQVVPEISSCQGLASNSASHESARGHLRTLSGGITVSFNSNCAHSLLSSHPTETPGTYFSNSLHRDTIHSNLPASRRLHFDGLAQYSQRVEEEEEEEEEKPPVLVPQPSNTNIVRDQILHVSPDDLLEKGASQVLPFSWK; this is encoded by the exons ATGGACTGGGGAAGGAAGTCATCAAGTTGGGAATTTACTGAATTGGGCTCAGAAGATGAGACCCATCTCGCTTCACTTGTTGGGTCCAGTGGCTTAGGATTGCACAAGAATGGAGGAGGTTTTTCGGTTGATTTGAAGCTTGGCGGATTAGGAAATATGGGAGATGGGTCAATGGACAAATTGAAAGGACCTAGAGGTTCTAAAATTTCATCATCTCCATCGGCGTCCTTAAAAAGAACGAGATCGATTGGTGGAATGCAAAATGTTTCGTGCTTAGTGGACGGGTGTACGGCTGACCTTAGTAATTGCAGGGAGTATCACAGGCGCCATAGAGTGTGTGAGCGCCACTCTAAGACCCCGGTTGTGTATGTTGGTGGCAAAGAGCAGCGGTTCTGCCAGCAATGTAGCAG ATTCCAATCTCTTGGGGAGTTTGATGAAGAGAAACGAAGCTGCAGGAAACGACTTGATGGTCACAACCGTCGTCGGAGGAAACCTCAGCCAGAAGCATTCTACGTGAGTTCCGGGAGCTTTTGGTCTGGTCCCCAAG GTGCGAGGCTCTTGCAGTTTGGCTGCCCAAAAGCATATGCAACATCCACGGCAGGTGCTGCCACCGCATGGCCTGGCATTGCTAAGCCCCATCAGCATTTCCATGTCCCTGATCAACAAAATGCTGTTCCAAGTTCTCAACCCTGCATTTACAATGTTGAAAAACGATTCCCGTTCTTGCTAGCACACGAGCCAGAACGAAGCAATCAAGTAGTCCCCGAAATTTCGAGCTGCCAGGGACTCGCCAGTAACAGTGCATCCCACGAAAGCGCAAGGGGACACCTGAGAACATTGTCGGGTGGAATAACAGTGTCTTTCAACTCCAATTGTGCTCACTCTCTTCTGTCATCACATCCAACAGAGACTCCGGGAACTTATTTCAGCAACTCGTTGCACCGGGACACGATCCATTCCAACTTGCCAGCAAGTAGGAGGTTGCATTTCGATGGTCTGGCTCAATATTCGCAGCgggtggaggaggaggaggaggaggaggaggagaagccACCAGTGCTGGTTCCTCAACCCAGCAACACGAACATTGTTCGCGACCAGATACTTCACGTGTCGCCTGATGATTTGCTGGAAAAAGGGGCCTCGCAAGTGCTTCCGTTTTCCTGGAAGTAG